A section of the Mycolicibacterium anyangense genome encodes:
- a CDS encoding TetR/AcrR family transcriptional regulator → MAIQARAEVTRQSIIDAAVSVFDEVGYGKTGLSDIMSRAGVTKGGFYYHFATKDAVAAAIIEEAAAEIRAQFQTIVDSSSSPALDNLIRASFYVVAITATDNRIRVANMLRQSLTHVSDAGPASYPAERAILLRAVEKAMAEGGLQADVDPDAVAQAIWTLGPGTLLLAEATGDDVFARLAQVWTVLLRGMVVPELLTHTTDFVDLMTRQHSKVPRQR, encoded by the coding sequence ATGGCGATCCAGGCCAGGGCCGAAGTTACTCGGCAAAGCATTATCGACGCTGCTGTCAGCGTGTTCGACGAGGTCGGCTACGGCAAGACCGGGCTGTCCGACATCATGAGCCGGGCCGGCGTGACCAAGGGTGGCTTCTACTATCACTTCGCCACCAAGGACGCCGTCGCCGCCGCCATCATCGAGGAAGCGGCCGCCGAGATCCGGGCTCAATTCCAGACCATCGTCGACTCCTCGTCGTCGCCCGCATTGGACAACCTGATCCGCGCATCCTTCTATGTGGTTGCCATTACCGCGACTGACAATCGGATCAGAGTTGCCAACATGCTGCGCCAGTCCCTGACCCACGTCAGTGATGCCGGACCGGCGAGCTATCCGGCCGAGCGGGCCATTCTGCTCCGCGCCGTCGAGAAGGCGATGGCCGAAGGTGGATTGCAGGCCGACGTCGACCCGGACGCAGTGGCGCAGGCGATCTGGACCCTCGGCCCGGGCACGCTGCTGCTGGCCGAAGCAACCGGCGACGACGTCTTCGCACGCCTGGCCCAGGTCTGGACGGTACTGCTGCGGGGAATGGTGGTACCCGAATTGCTCACTCATACAACTGATTTCGTTGACCTTATGACGCGCCAGCATTCGAAGGTTCCACGGCAACGATGA
- a CDS encoding LpqN/LpqT family lipoprotein: MKNIAAVATAGLVSVSLMVVGCSSTTKTEKSEAASTSAVTSSTATPVAGSAITINEYITQNKIAETPFKPKDPGTPDFNFPFPPDWSLAGDKTPDWAYGAIVYDKPVDPNDPPIMYAIASKLTGNVEAAKVLEYAPNQLKALPDFKPVGDTKKTSLGGFDAVQSAGTYTRDGKQRIAAQKTVVVPGKDALFVLQLNADALDGQQGVIIDAANLIDEKTTITPPA; this comes from the coding sequence ATGAAGAACATTGCGGCTGTGGCGACGGCGGGGCTGGTGTCGGTGAGTCTCATGGTGGTCGGTTGCTCCTCGACGACCAAGACCGAGAAGTCGGAAGCGGCATCGACGAGTGCGGTGACGTCGTCGACTGCGACACCCGTTGCGGGGTCGGCCATCACGATCAACGAGTACATCACCCAGAACAAGATTGCCGAGACGCCCTTCAAACCCAAAGACCCCGGGACACCGGACTTCAACTTCCCCTTCCCGCCCGACTGGAGCCTGGCCGGTGACAAGACCCCCGACTGGGCCTACGGAGCCATCGTCTACGACAAGCCGGTGGATCCCAATGACCCGCCGATCATGTATGCGATCGCCTCGAAGCTGACCGGAAACGTCGAGGCGGCAAAGGTTCTCGAGTATGCGCCCAACCAGCTGAAGGCGCTGCCGGACTTCAAGCCGGTCGGCGATACCAAGAAGACGTCACTGGGCGGGTTCGACGCCGTTCAATCGGCTGGTACCTACACCCGGGATGGGAAGCAGCGCATCGCCGCACAGAAGACCGTGGTGGTTCCGGGCAAGGACGCACTATTCGTACTGCAGCTCAATGCCGACGCCCTCGATGGGCAGCAGGGCGTCATCATCGACGCCGCCAATCTGATCGACGAGAAGACCACGATCACCCCGCCGGCGTGA
- a CDS encoding VTT domain-containing protein — MTTTVLALPSIMDPMYWLGEGGLFASAVLPGILVIVFIETGLLFPLLPGDSLLFTGGLLAAAPHPPVNIWVLVIAVSLVAILGDQCAYFIGRRIGPALFDKEDSRFFKKHYVTESHAFFEKHGPKTIIMARFVPIVRTFTPVLAGVSYMRYPVFLGFDIVGGIAWGGGVTLLGYFLGNVPFVKNNLELMILLIVFLSILPALITVGRNVIARRRPAEGD; from the coding sequence ATGACCACCACCGTGTTGGCCCTGCCCAGCATCATGGATCCGATGTACTGGCTCGGCGAAGGCGGTCTATTCGCCTCCGCGGTACTGCCGGGCATCCTCGTCATCGTCTTCATCGAGACCGGGCTGCTGTTCCCGCTCCTGCCGGGTGATTCACTGCTGTTCACCGGTGGACTGCTGGCCGCCGCCCCCCATCCCCCGGTCAACATCTGGGTGCTGGTGATCGCGGTCTCGCTGGTGGCGATCCTCGGCGATCAGTGCGCCTACTTCATCGGCCGGCGGATCGGTCCGGCCCTGTTCGATAAAGAGGACTCCCGTTTCTTCAAGAAGCATTACGTGACGGAGTCGCACGCCTTCTTCGAGAAGCACGGCCCGAAGACCATCATCATGGCGCGCTTCGTGCCGATCGTGCGCACCTTCACACCTGTGCTGGCCGGGGTGTCCTATATGCGCTACCCGGTCTTCCTCGGCTTCGACATCGTCGGCGGTATCGCCTGGGGTGGCGGCGTCACCCTGCTCGGCTATTTCTTGGGCAACGTGCCGTTCGTGAAGAACAACCTCGAGTTGATGATCCTGCTGATCGTTTTCCTGTCGATCCTGCCGGCGCTGATCACGGTGGGTCGAAACGTCATCGCGCGGCGACGGCCTGCCGAAGGCGACTAA
- the fbaA gene encoding class II fructose-bisphosphate aldolase has product MPIATPEVYAEMLARAKEHSFAFPAINCVGSESINAAIKGFADAGSDGIIQFSTGGAEFGSGLGVKDMVTGAVALAEFAHVIAAKYPITVALHTDHCPKDKLDTYVRPLLAISADRVAKGQDPLFQSHMWDGSAVPIGENLSIAQELLKQAAAAKIILEVEIGVVGGEEDGVEAEINEKLYTSSEDFEATIEALGAGEHGKYLLAATFGNVHGVYKPGNVVLKPEVLAEGQRVASAKLGLPEGSKPFDFVFHGGSGSLKSEIEDSLKYGVVKMNVDTDTQYAFTRPIAAHMFSNYDGVLKVDGEVGNKKTYDPRSYLKKAEASMSERVVEACNDLHSAGRSVSAG; this is encoded by the coding sequence ATGCCCATCGCCACACCCGAGGTCTACGCGGAGATGCTGGCTCGCGCCAAGGAACACTCCTTCGCGTTCCCGGCGATCAACTGCGTCGGCTCGGAGAGCATCAACGCCGCCATCAAGGGTTTCGCCGACGCCGGCAGCGACGGCATCATCCAGTTCTCGACCGGAGGTGCGGAGTTCGGCTCCGGCCTGGGGGTCAAGGACATGGTCACCGGCGCGGTTGCGCTGGCGGAGTTCGCCCACGTGATCGCGGCGAAGTACCCGATCACGGTGGCGCTGCACACCGATCACTGCCCCAAGGACAAGCTGGACACCTACGTGCGCCCGCTGCTGGCGATCTCGGCTGACCGAGTGGCCAAGGGCCAGGATCCGCTGTTCCAGTCGCACATGTGGGACGGCTCTGCGGTGCCGATCGGGGAGAACCTGTCGATCGCCCAGGAACTGCTCAAGCAGGCTGCTGCCGCCAAGATCATCCTCGAGGTCGAGATCGGCGTGGTCGGCGGTGAAGAGGACGGTGTCGAGGCCGAGATCAACGAGAAGCTGTACACCAGCTCCGAGGACTTCGAGGCCACCATCGAGGCGCTCGGCGCGGGAGAGCACGGCAAGTATCTGCTGGCCGCGACGTTCGGCAACGTGCACGGCGTGTACAAGCCGGGCAACGTCGTCCTCAAGCCCGAGGTGCTCGCCGAGGGTCAGCGCGTCGCGTCGGCCAAGCTGGGTCTGCCGGAGGGCTCCAAGCCGTTCGACTTCGTGTTCCACGGCGGCTCGGGTTCGCTGAAGTCTGAGATCGAGGACTCGCTGAAGTACGGCGTGGTGAAGATGAATGTCGATACCGACACCCAGTACGCCTTCACCCGGCCGATCGCCGCGCACATGTTCAGCAACTACGACGGTGTGCTCAAGGTTGACGGCGAGGTCGGCAACAAGAAGACCTACGATCCGCGCAGCTACCTCAAGAAGGCCGAGGCCAGCATGTCCGAGCGGGTGGTCGAGGCCTGCAACGACCTGCACAGCGCCGGCCGGAGTGTCTCCGCCGGCTAG
- a CDS encoding Rv0361 family membrane protein, with translation MSNPSGPDHDADQPVVDDNGGQPPGDVDGATEVIAAADPTPERRYTAPGFDAGSTQIIDRPPPDPETEILSTPTEVFSIAEQPIRTGPQEILPRVPLTRRRSWGVVIAVIAGIAVLAAVIIVAVILLTRGNTTKVSQEELVRTTIHDFDTAVQTGDLATLRTITCGVTRDGYVNYDDRAWSDTHARVAAARQYPVVASIDEVVVNGEHAEANVTSFMAFDPATRSTRSFDLQFRDNQWKICQSS, from the coding sequence ATGTCGAACCCGTCCGGGCCCGACCACGACGCCGATCAACCCGTCGTCGACGACAACGGCGGCCAGCCGCCCGGGGACGTCGACGGCGCCACCGAGGTGATCGCGGCAGCTGATCCCACACCCGAACGTCGTTACACCGCACCGGGTTTCGACGCGGGCTCGACGCAGATCATCGACCGCCCGCCGCCGGACCCGGAGACCGAGATCCTCTCGACCCCGACCGAGGTCTTTTCAATCGCCGAACAACCGATCCGCACCGGCCCGCAGGAGATCCTCCCGCGCGTCCCGCTGACGCGGCGGCGCAGCTGGGGCGTGGTGATCGCGGTGATCGCCGGCATCGCGGTGCTGGCGGCGGTGATCATCGTGGCCGTCATCCTGCTGACCCGCGGCAACACCACGAAGGTGTCCCAGGAAGAACTCGTCCGCACCACGATCCACGACTTCGACACCGCCGTGCAGACCGGCGACCTGGCCACGCTACGCACCATTACCTGCGGCGTCACCAGGGACGGCTACGTCAACTACGACGACCGGGCCTGGTCCGACACCCACGCCCGGGTCGCCGCCGCCCGCCAGTACCCGGTGGTCGCCAGTATCGACGAGGTTGTCGTCAACGGCGAGCACGCGGAAGCCAACGTCACCTCGTTCATGGCGTTCGATCCCGCGACCCGGTCGACCCGCAGCTTCGACCTGCAGTTCCGCGACAACCAGTGGAAGATCTGCCAGTCGTCGTAG
- a CDS encoding DUF3151 domain-containing protein encodes MTSFGDLLGPAPVLLPGDIEAEAALEAGEKPAIVAAAHPSASVAWACLAEDALAEDKAVTAYAYARTGYHRGLDQLRRNGWKGFGPVPYQHEPNRGFLRCVAALARAADTIGETDEYARCLDLLDDCDPSARAELGLA; translated from the coding sequence ATGACGTCATTTGGTGACCTGCTCGGCCCCGCACCAGTACTGCTGCCCGGCGATATCGAGGCCGAGGCCGCGCTGGAGGCAGGGGAGAAGCCGGCGATCGTGGCGGCGGCGCATCCGTCGGCGTCGGTGGCATGGGCGTGCCTGGCCGAGGACGCACTGGCCGAGGACAAGGCCGTCACCGCCTATGCCTACGCCCGCACCGGCTACCACCGCGGCCTCGACCAGTTGCGGCGCAACGGGTGGAAGGGTTTCGGTCCGGTGCCCTACCAGCACGAACCCAACCGGGGTTTCCTGCGTTGTGTGGCCGCCCTGGCCCGCGCTGCCGACACCATCGGCGAGACCGACGAGTACGCCCGTTGCCTGGACCTGCTCGACGACTGCGATCCGTCGGCCCGCGCCGAGCTCGGCCTCGCCTAA
- a CDS encoding FUSC family protein → MNKPPRWPIGLRAAISTAIPVTAGWAAGAMGSGLIATLGAFTSRFGGDRPYANRGIELATVAVSIAAAVTLGGWSARVPWLGVLVVSLVAVAAVWLCNALAVGPPGAYIFVVACAAGIGASAAHLAPWTLGLLVLGGGAVAWLVQMSGAVFGFRKPERAAVAAAAEAVADYLEAMNSPGERPARHRAAAALHRSWRVLVNYQPLQARPSSILHRLRAANHAVHVLFATAVTTTGPNAIPAPETAELARRLGALQMAPEDVAPRDAARIPLGSPPVLTVLRRAVTPGSPVRHIMQRVGVGAALAGAAAMALGVDHAYWAMSAAVLVLHQGTDRSRTLRRGAERLLGTWVGLGLAGLILSLHPHDLWLVLLLALLNFTIEVLVTRNYSLATVFITTAALTISSGTHPADIGRLLLARGIDTLMGCAIGVAVYLVAARWQEATRLTDAIARTLDAAAQVLPYVAAGDTVGLAARAARRDLQIAAIALMESGEAAKAGSVRQQAIAQQLLPAVTATEQLAYRTIAACWTIEHRPDGTEFGRTLFGGRPAQPHVEALAALATAVRTGAAVPADGDHLLFLADEIGDLRQALTADR, encoded by the coding sequence TTGAACAAGCCGCCGCGCTGGCCCATCGGACTGCGCGCGGCGATCAGCACCGCCATTCCAGTCACCGCGGGATGGGCTGCGGGTGCCATGGGCTCCGGACTGATCGCCACCCTCGGCGCGTTCACGTCCCGCTTCGGCGGCGACCGGCCCTACGCCAACCGCGGTATCGAGCTCGCGACCGTAGCGGTATCGATCGCCGCTGCCGTCACCCTGGGCGGTTGGTCGGCTCGGGTTCCGTGGCTCGGGGTGCTGGTGGTGTCCCTGGTCGCCGTCGCGGCGGTGTGGCTGTGTAACGCGCTGGCCGTCGGACCGCCCGGCGCGTACATCTTCGTGGTCGCCTGCGCCGCCGGAATCGGGGCTTCTGCCGCACACCTGGCGCCCTGGACGCTCGGACTGCTGGTACTCGGCGGCGGGGCGGTGGCCTGGCTGGTGCAGATGTCCGGAGCGGTGTTCGGCTTTCGCAAGCCCGAGCGCGCCGCGGTTGCGGCCGCCGCCGAGGCCGTCGCCGATTACCTCGAGGCCATGAACTCCCCCGGGGAACGCCCGGCCCGCCACCGCGCCGCCGCAGCGCTGCACCGATCGTGGCGCGTGCTGGTGAATTATCAACCGCTGCAAGCCCGCCCGAGCAGCATCCTGCATCGGCTGCGGGCGGCGAACCACGCGGTGCATGTGTTGTTCGCGACGGCGGTCACCACCACAGGACCGAACGCTATTCCGGCTCCCGAGACCGCCGAGCTGGCACGCCGGCTCGGCGCACTGCAGATGGCGCCGGAGGATGTCGCGCCTCGGGACGCCGCACGGATACCGCTGGGTAGTCCGCCGGTGCTCACCGTGCTGCGCCGCGCAGTCACCCCGGGATCGCCGGTGCGCCACATCATGCAGCGCGTCGGCGTCGGCGCCGCGCTGGCCGGTGCGGCGGCGATGGCGCTGGGGGTCGACCACGCCTACTGGGCGATGTCGGCCGCGGTACTGGTGCTGCATCAGGGCACCGACCGCAGCCGCACCCTGCGCCGGGGAGCCGAACGGCTGCTGGGCACCTGGGTGGGCCTCGGGCTGGCCGGACTGATCCTGTCGCTACACCCCCACGACCTCTGGTTGGTGCTACTGCTAGCGCTGCTGAACTTCACCATCGAGGTGCTGGTAACCCGAAACTATTCGCTGGCAACGGTTTTCATCACCACAGCCGCGCTGACGATCTCGTCGGGCACCCACCCCGCCGACATCGGGCGCCTGTTGCTGGCTCGCGGAATCGACACGTTGATGGGCTGCGCGATCGGGGTGGCCGTCTACCTGGTCGCGGCTCGCTGGCAGGAGGCCACCCGGTTGACCGACGCGATCGCGCGCACCCTGGACGCGGCAGCGCAGGTACTCCCCTACGTCGCCGCCGGCGACACCGTCGGGCTGGCGGCGCGGGCGGCCCGCCGGGACCTGCAGATCGCCGCGATCGCGCTCATGGAGTCCGGCGAGGCCGCCAAGGCCGGGTCGGTGCGGCAACAAGCGATCGCACAGCAGTTGCTGCCCGCGGTGACCGCGACCGAGCAGCTGGCCTACCGGACGATCGCGGCTTGCTGGACCATCGAGCACCGCCCCGACGGCACCGAGTTCGGCCGAACGCTGTTCGGCGGCCGACCGGCCCAACCGCATGTCGAGGCGCTCGCGGCGCTGGCGACCGCCGTACGCACCGGCGCCGCTGTGCCCGCGGACGGCGATCACCTGCTGTTCCTGGCCGACGAGATCGGCGACCTGCGCCAGGCGCTGACCGCCGACCGTTAG
- a CDS encoding cation diffusion facilitator family transporter, which produces MGAGHDHSHGGDTRVSRMLIAAAILTVFFIVELTTALMIGSIALLADAGHMLTDLVAMFMGLTAVLLARHGPASAARTYGWHRAEVFTAVANAVLLIGVAVFILYEAIERLGNAPEIPGAPMIVVAVAGLVANLAVVLLLRSQSEESLAVKGAYMEVVADTVGSIGVLIAGIVTVTTSWPYADVVVAVFVALWVLPRAISLARSALRILSESSPAHIDVDELRSALAAVDGVTEVHDLHVWTLVPGKDMVTAHLTSTGDSDRVLDDARAVLAARGLAHATVQVEPPGCADDCPGQTDW; this is translated from the coding sequence ATGGGAGCCGGACACGACCACAGCCATGGCGGGGACACCCGGGTGAGCAGGATGCTCATCGCGGCGGCCATTCTGACCGTCTTCTTCATCGTCGAACTGACGACCGCGCTGATGATCGGGTCGATCGCCCTGCTCGCCGACGCCGGACACATGCTGACCGACCTGGTCGCCATGTTCATGGGCCTGACCGCGGTGCTACTGGCCCGGCACGGCCCCGCCTCGGCGGCCCGGACCTACGGCTGGCATCGCGCCGAGGTGTTCACCGCCGTCGCGAACGCGGTCCTGCTGATCGGCGTCGCCGTGTTCATCCTCTACGAGGCCATCGAGCGCCTCGGCAACGCGCCCGAAATCCCGGGCGCCCCGATGATCGTGGTAGCGGTGGCGGGCCTGGTCGCCAACCTGGCCGTGGTCCTGTTGTTGCGATCGCAGTCCGAAGAGAGCCTGGCCGTCAAAGGCGCCTACATGGAGGTCGTCGCCGATACGGTCGGCAGTATCGGCGTGCTGATCGCCGGCATCGTCACGGTTACCACCAGCTGGCCCTACGCCGATGTCGTGGTCGCGGTCTTCGTCGCGCTGTGGGTGCTGCCCCGGGCGATCTCGCTGGCCCGGTCAGCGTTACGGATCCTGTCCGAATCATCGCCCGCTCATATCGACGTCGACGAGTTGCGCTCGGCATTGGCCGCGGTCGACGGGGTCACCGAGGTGCACGATCTTCATGTATGGACGCTGGTGCCCGGCAAGGACATGGTCACCGCGCACCTGACCAGCACGGGAGACTCCGACCGGGTGCTCGACGACGCCAGGGCGGTGCTGGCCGCCCGCGGGCTCGCGCATGCGACCGTTCAGGTCGAGCCGCCCGGCTGCGCCGACGACTGCCCGGGTCAGACGGACTGGTGA
- a CDS encoding TetR/AcrR family transcriptional regulator — protein sequence MQPAKPRRTQEERSASTRARLLDATIECLTRYGYAGTTTPRIAEVAGLTRGAQIHHFGSKHEMMAAAMHHMTARTVTTVVTGFKAGYTRGSDPIGAILDLIWDVHAAPGFVPVVELWVAGRTDPELAREVSKFAPIAASAVTAAVLESVPRHLHDAMLEFVYVAMDTLRGILIPAFVDTDPGLARYRWQKVAGLLRRAVDPDLRAWLETPSS from the coding sequence ATGCAGCCCGCCAAGCCCAGGCGCACTCAGGAAGAGCGCAGCGCCTCGACCCGTGCACGCCTGCTGGACGCCACCATCGAGTGCTTGACGAGATACGGCTATGCGGGCACGACCACTCCGCGAATCGCTGAGGTTGCAGGGTTGACCCGGGGTGCGCAGATCCACCATTTCGGCTCCAAGCATGAAATGATGGCCGCCGCCATGCATCACATGACGGCCAGAACCGTCACCACGGTGGTGACCGGTTTCAAGGCCGGATACACCCGGGGCTCAGATCCCATCGGCGCGATCCTGGACCTCATCTGGGATGTGCACGCGGCACCGGGATTCGTTCCAGTAGTGGAACTTTGGGTTGCCGGGCGGACGGATCCCGAGTTGGCCCGCGAGGTCTCGAAGTTTGCCCCGATCGCGGCCAGTGCGGTGACGGCGGCGGTGCTCGAGTCGGTTCCGCGGCATCTGCACGACGCCATGCTGGAGTTCGTCTACGTCGCGATGGATACCCTGCGCGGAATCCTCATCCCGGCCTTCGTCGACACCGATCCGGGGCTGGCTCGCTACCGGTGGCAGAAGGTGGCCGGTCTGCTGCGCAGGGCGGTGGATCCGGATTTGAGGGCGTGGCTGGAGACACCCTCTTCGTAG
- a CDS encoding site-2 protease family protein: MSVRPLHQSVRPSPIFLVILAVTVLGGALAWLAAATVRPMAYVGVFIFVIAGWVVSLCLHEFGHAYTAWRFGDHDVAVRGYLTLNPLKYSSPLLSIGLPLLFIALGGIGLPGGAVYVRTGFMTPRQRTIVSLAGPFANLVLGAVLLVATRLFYDPDHGVFWSAVAFLGFLQITALLLNILPIPGLDGYGALEPHLSPETQRAVAPAKQFGFLILLVVLLAPGPNRWFFSLVYGVFDLSGVPGGLAAIGAQLTRFWSAWM; the protein is encoded by the coding sequence GTGAGTGTGCGCCCGCTGCACCAGTCGGTGCGTCCGAGTCCGATTTTCCTGGTCATCCTTGCCGTGACGGTGCTCGGTGGCGCATTGGCGTGGCTGGCCGCGGCAACGGTGCGGCCGATGGCCTACGTCGGGGTGTTCATCTTCGTCATCGCCGGCTGGGTGGTGTCGCTGTGTCTGCACGAGTTCGGGCACGCCTACACCGCGTGGCGCTTCGGCGACCACGACGTGGCGGTTCGCGGCTATCTGACGCTGAACCCGCTGAAGTACTCCAGCCCGCTGTTGTCGATCGGCCTGCCGCTGCTGTTCATCGCGCTAGGTGGGATCGGGCTGCCCGGCGGGGCGGTGTACGTACGCACCGGATTCATGACGCCCCGGCAGCGCACGATCGTCAGCCTGGCCGGGCCGTTCGCCAATCTGGTACTCGGGGCGGTTCTGCTGGTCGCCACGCGGTTGTTCTACGACCCGGACCACGGCGTCTTCTGGTCAGCCGTGGCGTTCCTGGGCTTTCTGCAGATCACCGCATTGTTGCTCAACATCCTGCCGATCCCCGGCCTGGACGGGTACGGGGCGCTGGAGCCGCACCTGAGCCCCGAGACGCAGCGCGCGGTGGCCCCGGCCAAGCAGTTCGGGTTCCTGATCCTGCTGGTGGTGCTGCTCGCCCCCGGACCGAACCGGTGGTTCTTCTCGCTGGTCTACGGGGTGTTCGATCTGTCCGGAGTTCCGGGGGGACTTGCCGCCATCGGCGCGCAACTGACCCGATTCTGGTCGGCCTGGATGTAA
- a CDS encoding peptidase M50: protein MTKTDIAVLRFRGRRIPRPLAGLRCHDGAEPAAIDAAVDGARRVVVVGRDADLATVLTRLLRTERLDVEVAHLAGWRGARRAINAAAQRVPLIRDESGTVVVGSAFWLPPGEESVLHGEAVVDDAVLFDGAVTGVRIEPTGSMPGLRAAVLSGRLRPRRWVTGRAVQLGTTGARMVRDGVSAPREVRRAAFYRHITGWLRVG, encoded by the coding sequence TTGACCAAGACCGATATCGCCGTGTTGCGGTTTCGGGGCCGTCGGATACCTCGGCCGCTGGCCGGTTTGCGTTGCCACGACGGGGCCGAGCCGGCCGCGATCGACGCGGCGGTCGACGGCGCGCGACGGGTCGTGGTGGTAGGTCGAGACGCCGACCTGGCGACGGTGCTGACCCGACTGCTGCGCACCGAGCGCCTCGATGTCGAGGTAGCCCATCTGGCCGGGTGGCGTGGTGCTCGCCGCGCGATCAACGCTGCGGCACAACGGGTTCCGTTGATTCGTGACGAGTCCGGCACGGTGGTGGTGGGCTCGGCGTTCTGGCTACCCCCTGGCGAGGAATCCGTGCTGCACGGCGAAGCGGTGGTCGATGACGCGGTGCTCTTCGACGGTGCGGTGACCGGCGTCCGGATCGAACCGACCGGCTCGATGCCCGGGTTGCGGGCAGCTGTGCTGTCCGGCCGGCTGCGGCCGCGGCGCTGGGTGACGGGTCGGGCCGTCCAGCTCGGCACCACCGGCGCTCGCATGGTGCGCGACGGCGTGAGTGCGCCGCGAGAGGTCAGGCGGGCCGCGTTCTATCGGCACATCACCGGGTGGCTGCGGGTCGGGTGA
- a CDS encoding adenylosuccinate synthase, with translation MPAIVLIGAQWGDEGKGKATDLLGGRVQWVVRYQGGNNAGHTVVLPTGENFALHLIPSGILTPGVTNVIGNGVVVDPGVLLTELAGLDERGVDTSRLLISADAHLLMPYHVAIDKVTERYMGSKKIGTTGRGIGPCYQDKIARMGVRVADVLDRDLLAAKIGASLELKNQILVKIYNRKALDPDEVVENLLAQAEGFKHRIADTRLLLNNALESGQTVLLEGSQGTLLDVDHGTYPYVTSSNPTAGGAAVGSGIGPTRITTVLGILKAYTTRVGSGPFPTELFDEYGAYLSKTGGEVGVTTGRPRRCGWFDAVIARYATRVNGITDYFLTKLDVLSSLETVPVCVGYTVDGKRTSEMPMTQSDIARAEPIYEELPGWWEDISGAREFDDLPAKARDYVLRLEELAGAHVSCIGVGPGRDQTIVRRDVLAPR, from the coding sequence ATGCCGGCAATCGTCCTCATCGGCGCCCAGTGGGGCGACGAGGGCAAAGGAAAGGCCACCGACCTTCTCGGTGGACGTGTGCAGTGGGTGGTGCGGTACCAGGGCGGCAACAATGCCGGCCATACCGTGGTCCTGCCGACGGGTGAGAACTTCGCGCTGCACCTCATCCCGTCGGGCATCCTCACCCCGGGCGTCACCAACGTCATCGGCAACGGTGTCGTCGTCGACCCCGGGGTTCTCCTGACCGAGCTGGCCGGTCTCGATGAGCGCGGCGTGGACACCTCGCGGCTGCTGATCTCGGCCGATGCCCATCTGCTGATGCCCTACCACGTGGCCATCGACAAGGTCACCGAGCGCTACATGGGCAGCAAGAAGATCGGCACCACCGGGCGCGGCATCGGGCCCTGCTACCAGGACAAGATCGCCCGGATGGGCGTCCGGGTGGCCGACGTCCTGGACCGGGACCTGCTCGCGGCCAAGATCGGGGCCTCGCTGGAGCTGAAGAACCAGATCCTGGTCAAGATCTACAACCGCAAGGCGCTGGACCCCGACGAGGTGGTCGAGAACCTGCTGGCACAGGCCGAGGGCTTCAAGCACCGCATCGCCGACACCCGGCTGCTGCTCAACAACGCGTTGGAGTCCGGGCAGACCGTTCTGCTCGAGGGCTCTCAGGGCACGCTGCTCGACGTCGACCACGGCACCTACCCGTACGTGACCTCGTCCAACCCCACCGCGGGCGGTGCGGCCGTCGGCTCCGGGATCGGGCCCACCCGCATCACCACCGTCCTGGGGATCCTGAAGGCCTACACCACCCGGGTGGGCTCGGGTCCGTTCCCGACCGAGCTTTTCGACGAGTACGGCGCCTACCTGTCCAAGACCGGTGGTGAGGTCGGTGTCACCACCGGGCGGCCGCGCCGCTGCGGCTGGTTCGATGCCGTCATCGCCCGCTACGCCACACGCGTCAACGGGATCACCGACTACTTCCTGACCAAGCTCGACGTGCTCTCCAGCTTGGAGACGGTGCCCGTCTGCGTCGGCTACACGGTCGACGGCAAGCGCACCAGCGAGATGCCGATGACCCAGAGCGACATCGCCCGCGCCGAGCCGATCTACGAGGAACTGCCCGGCTGGTGGGAGGACATTTCGGGGGCCCGTGAGTTCGACGACCTGCCCGCCAAGGCGCGCGACTACGTGTTGCGTCTGGAAGAGCTTGCCGGAGCGCATGTTTCGTGCATCGGAGTGGGGCCGGGCCGGGACCAGACCATCGTGCGCCGCGATGTTCTGGCACCCAGGTGA